A genomic window from Candidatus Bathyarchaeota archaeon includes:
- a CDS encoding (5-formylfuran-3-yl)methyl phosphate synthase produces the protein MKLLVSVVNKTEAEDSIKGGADIIDVKNPKEGSLGANFPNVIREVKGVMPKNLELSATIGDLPNLPGTASLAALGAAVSGADYVKAGLFGVKTIEEATTLMIEVVRAVKEYNSDLKVIASGYADFENVGCVSPLKLPEVAHKSGADGALIDVKVKDGKSNLFSFLDDSQLATFVTQAHNYSILAALAGSLVPQDISRVNRLGADIIGVRGAVCTKKDRVSGKLEQEKVADFVFALSNL, from the coding sequence TTGAAACTCTTGGTCAGTGTTGTAAACAAAACTGAAGCCGAAGACAGCATCAAAGGCGGAGCAGACATAATCGACGTTAAAAACCCTAAAGAAGGTTCACTTGGCGCCAATTTTCCGAACGTAATTCGTGAAGTAAAAGGGGTAATGCCCAAAAATCTTGAATTAAGTGCAACTATAGGAGATTTGCCTAATTTGCCTGGAACTGCTTCTCTTGCTGCTTTGGGGGCTGCTGTTTCGGGGGCAGATTATGTTAAAGCCGGACTTTTTGGCGTAAAAACTATTGAAGAAGCAACCACTTTGATGATTGAAGTAGTTAGAGCAGTGAAAGAATACAACTCTGACTTGAAGGTAATTGCTTCTGGATATGCAGACTTTGAAAATGTTGGATGCGTAAGCCCATTGAAACTTCCTGAAGTTGCACATAAATCAGGAGCTGATGGTGCACTTATTGACGTTAAAGTAAAAGATGGGAAAAGTAACTTGTTCTCTTTTCTAGATGATTCTCAACTCGCCACGTTTGTTACTCAAGCTCATAATTACAGTATATTGGCGGCACTTGCTGGTTCTTTGGTTCCTCAAGACATTTCACGAGTAAATCGTTTGGGGGCAGACATAATCGGAGTCAGGGGTGCAGTTTGTACAAAAAAAGATCGCGTATCAGGTAAACTTGAACAAGAAAAAGTAGCAGACTTCGTTTTTGCTCTTAGTAACTTGTAA
- the msrA gene encoding peptide-methionine (S)-S-oxide reductase MsrA, with the protein MKIDHVNNMEVATLGGGCFWCLEAAFEEIRGVVKVESGYSGGTTQAPNYEQVCSGTTGHAEVVQVTFDPATISFKEILEIFFTAHDPTTLNRQGADVGTQYRSVILYHTEKQKEISKQVIEEFEASKVWDNPIVTQVVPFKKFYKAEEYHSKYFAQHPDAGYCKVVIAPKIAKLRKKYREKLKRH; encoded by the coding sequence ATGAAAATCGACCATGTTAACAATATGGAAGTTGCAACCCTAGGCGGGGGATGTTTTTGGTGCCTAGAAGCGGCCTTCGAAGAAATAAGGGGGGTCGTAAAGGTTGAATCAGGATATTCGGGAGGAACCACACAAGCTCCAAACTATGAACAAGTCTGCTCAGGAACCACTGGACACGCCGAAGTGGTTCAAGTTACTTTTGATCCAGCTACAATATCGTTTAAGGAGATTCTGGAAATTTTTTTCACTGCCCATGATCCCACAACATTGAACCGACAAGGAGCAGATGTCGGTACACAGTATCGTTCAGTTATTTTGTATCATACTGAAAAACAAAAAGAAATATCTAAACAAGTTATTGAAGAGTTTGAAGCATCAAAAGTTTGGGACAACCCCATTGTAACCCAAGTTGTGCCTTTCAAAAAATTCTACAAAGCAGAAGAATATCATAGCAAATATTTTGCCCAACATCCAGACGCCGGATACTGTAAAGTTGTTATTGCACCAAAGATTGCCAAGCTAAGAAAAAAATATAGAGAAAAACTGAAGAGGCATTAA
- a CDS encoding diphthine--ammonia ligase → MKVAVSWSGGLESSLALHKVIEEGHDVVCLVTFVLGKYWPAMGHPPKIMNSQTESIGIPHLLVNVDEPFKEGYHNAIAELIKTQGIEGIVTGDIYVVDETHGNWMEDVTEGLDIKVIVPLWEQDTFEVLDDEMSSGFRAIFTCVKQPFFTKEWIGKELNQHTVKDLLALAKETGMDPCGENGEYHTMVIDGPIFKKPISIPEFTIEQAQERFFMKIKE, encoded by the coding sequence ATGAAAGTTGCTGTTTCATGGAGTGGCGGTCTCGAATCATCACTGGCGCTTCATAAAGTTATAGAAGAAGGACACGATGTTGTCTGTTTGGTTACCTTTGTTTTGGGTAAATATTGGCCTGCTATGGGTCATCCCCCGAAGATAATGAATAGTCAAACAGAATCAATTGGAATTCCTCACCTGTTGGTTAATGTTGATGAACCTTTCAAAGAAGGATACCACAACGCCATTGCTGAACTAATTAAAACCCAAGGAATCGAAGGCATAGTCACAGGAGATATCTATGTTGTCGACGAAACTCACGGAAACTGGATGGAAGATGTAACTGAAGGACTGGACATCAAAGTAATAGTGCCCCTATGGGAACAAGACACCTTCGAAGTTTTGGATGACGAGATGTCATCAGGATTCAGAGCAATATTCACATGTGTAAAGCAACCATTTTTCACAAAAGAATGGATCGGCAAAGAACTAAACCAACACACCGTCAAAGACTTGCTAGCCCTAGCCAAAGAAACAGGCATGGACCCCTGCGGAGAAAACGGTGAATACCACACTATGGTGATTGATGGACCCATATTCAAAAAACCAATATCGATACCAGAATTCACAATAGAACAAGCACAAGAACGCTTTTTTATGAAAATTAAAGAATAA
- a CDS encoding beta-propeller domain-containing protein, translated as MQREIKKKTITYGIAAVLLVTILAGSIYNFGTLFSPTQPLFSELKTFSSFEELENFITTNMETVNQNSYALNTLKNSRTESLGAQDAATQAPMEATIANSAGELSDYSGTNIQVQGVDEADTVKTDGEYIYIVSGNTLTILKAYPPQEAKVVSKITVEGYITGVFINENKLVIFETEYNVFPYYGIDSPAILENQDVIEVKPKDAESTNATEPSNQTTPSKEPEQPIDDDIKPVEPFIPIIRYEPPTTNIKVYDVSNRQNPVLSRTVTLNGTLSGSRMIGDYVYIVNNEFATPPNYDNEKGFDIILPVITGDDVIKVDASEIHYIDVADEMYYITTIIAIDTQNDAAKPTYEAFLTSSTTNMYVSLDNMYLVAPDTTNWLLMSSDEQPKQETLIYRVKLDKQNIAVEAEGSVPGFGLNQFSMDEHNGYFRIATTEWTNSWTQETFTSESTNNLFVLDMNLNLAGKLENIAPDESIYSVRFMGDKVYMVTFKQVDPFFVIDTSNPTQPTILGYLKIPGYSSYLHPYDETHIIGVGMENSTLKLSLFDVTDFTAPKEIAKYTVEGSWSSSNALWDHKAFLFDKSKNLLALPVTVSTYTERLIDRDLNTDDIPKETNGSMVGDEEIRKEAEAIEEREAIAIQSSYYQGAYIFDISLENGFVLKGDITHPSNNEYEQNAYINRIIYIEDALYTISDQLVKVNNLESLEQITQIQIS; from the coding sequence ATGCAAAGAGAAATCAAGAAAAAAACAATCACTTACGGAATTGCAGCGGTTCTCTTAGTTACGATACTGGCAGGGTCCATATACAATTTTGGTACCCTGTTTAGTCCAACGCAGCCACTGTTTTCTGAACTTAAAACTTTTTCAAGCTTTGAAGAACTTGAAAATTTTATCACCACGAACATGGAAACAGTGAATCAAAATAGCTATGCCCTTAACACTCTAAAAAATTCAAGGACAGAAAGCTTAGGAGCACAAGACGCAGCAACTCAAGCACCAATGGAAGCCACCATAGCAAACAGTGCTGGAGAATTGTCCGATTATTCTGGGACTAACATCCAAGTTCAAGGCGTAGACGAAGCAGACACCGTAAAAACTGACGGCGAATACATTTACATCGTTTCAGGCAACACCTTAACAATCCTTAAAGCATATCCACCTCAAGAAGCAAAAGTTGTCTCAAAGATTACAGTAGAAGGTTATATCACTGGAGTATTCATCAACGAAAACAAACTTGTGATCTTTGAAACAGAATACAACGTATTCCCATATTACGGAATTGATTCACCAGCAATTCTGGAAAATCAAGACGTAATTGAAGTAAAACCAAAAGACGCAGAATCAACTAACGCTACAGAACCCTCAAATCAAACTACACCATCTAAAGAACCTGAACAACCAATCGATGATGACATTAAACCAGTTGAACCCTTCATACCAATCATTAGGTATGAACCGCCCACAACAAACATCAAAGTCTACGATGTTTCAAACAGGCAAAACCCTGTTTTATCTAGAACCGTTACTTTGAATGGAACTTTGTCAGGATCACGCATGATTGGGGATTACGTTTACATTGTTAACAATGAATTTGCTACCCCACCCAACTACGACAATGAAAAAGGCTTTGACATCATTTTGCCAGTAATCACAGGTGATGATGTTATCAAGGTAGACGCTAGCGAAATTCATTACATCGACGTTGCAGACGAAATGTATTACATAACAACAATTATCGCAATAGACACCCAAAACGACGCTGCCAAACCAACTTATGAGGCATTTTTGACAAGCTCAACCACTAACATGTATGTTTCATTAGACAACATGTACTTGGTTGCACCAGACACCACTAATTGGCTACTAATGAGCAGTGATGAACAACCAAAACAAGAAACATTGATCTACAGAGTTAAATTAGACAAACAAAACATAGCTGTTGAAGCAGAAGGCTCAGTTCCAGGTTTTGGCCTTAACCAATTTAGCATGGACGAACACAACGGATACTTCCGCATAGCTACAACAGAATGGACAAACAGTTGGACCCAAGAAACATTCACCAGCGAATCCACAAACAACTTGTTCGTTTTAGACATGAACCTAAACCTTGCTGGAAAACTGGAAAACATTGCTCCAGACGAAAGCATTTACTCAGTAAGGTTCATGGGCGACAAAGTTTACATGGTAACCTTCAAACAAGTCGATCCATTCTTTGTAATCGACACATCTAACCCAACACAACCAACAATTCTGGGATACTTGAAAATACCTGGCTACTCTAGTTATCTTCACCCTTACGATGAAACCCACATAATCGGAGTAGGCATGGAAAACAGCACACTGAAACTTTCACTTTTTGACGTTACAGACTTTACTGCACCAAAAGAAATCGCAAAATACACAGTAGAAGGCAGCTGGTCTAGCTCCAATGCATTATGGGACCATAAAGCATTCTTGTTTGATAAATCCAAAAATCTGCTAGCACTTCCAGTTACAGTAAGCACATACACTGAACGACTAATTGACAGAGACCTCAACACAGACGATATACCCAAGGAAACTAACGGATCAATGGTTGGCGATGAAGAAATAAGAAAAGAAGCAGAAGCTATTGAAGAACGAGAAGCCATAGCAATACAAAGTTCTTACTACCAAGGTGCATACATCTTTGACATATCATTAGAAAATGGATTCGTCCTGAAAGGTGACATCACACACCCCAGCAACAACGAATACGAACAAAACGCATACATAAACAGAATAATCTACATTGAAGACGCACTTTATACAATCTCAGACCAACTAGTAAAAGTAAACAATCTGGAAAGTTTGGAACAAATTACCCAAATCCAAATTTCCTAA
- a CDS encoding type 1 glutamine amidotransferase — translation MEKRKRVIIFLENGFEDSEFVYPYYRFQEAEFNVDIVAPLANKEYVGKHGLTFKSNLAPEQVNIDDYSGLIIPGGFAPDRLRINKQIVNLIQQANKKSKIIAAICHGPQLLIEAKIVKGKKMTSYVSVSTDLKNAGAIFLDEPVVKDHNIITSRHPRDLPQFCKATIEALT, via the coding sequence ATGGAAAAAAGGAAACGCGTGATAATCTTCCTAGAAAATGGTTTTGAAGACAGTGAATTTGTTTATCCATATTACCGTTTTCAAGAAGCAGAATTTAATGTGGACATTGTTGCCCCTTTGGCAAACAAAGAATATGTAGGAAAACATGGTCTAACTTTCAAATCCAATTTAGCTCCTGAACAAGTAAATATTGATGATTATAGTGGATTAATTATTCCAGGTGGATTTGCTCCAGACCGATTAAGAATCAACAAACAAATTGTTAATTTGATTCAACAAGCAAATAAAAAAAGCAAAATTATTGCCGCAATATGTCATGGACCTCAACTACTAATTGAGGCAAAAATTGTGAAAGGAAAAAAAATGACTAGTTATGTTTCAGTTTCCACTGACTTAAAAAATGCAGGTGCAATATTTTTAGACGAACCGGTCGTTAAAGACCATAATATAATCACATCCCGGCACCCAAGAGACCTTCCACAATTTTGTAAAGCAACAATTGAAGCATTAACATGA
- a CDS encoding prenyltransferase, whose protein sequence is MKKIKLILRLARLHFLLLGFLLYLLGYLLAIQVGSQHNLAKFLFGYLIFGSAHLSVSFSNDYFDQQTDKKSLQTPFSGGSKVLVNYPELQKIALNLAIALLLTSAVTSIIFTITYNYTLWFTIFVTFGGLLGYFYTANPIKLAYRGLGEIATMIGVGIFMTGMGYFVAQGQLNTLFFLFFIPLSFYGLFFIVTVELPDIKCDTFANKKTLVVKIGQKNGKIISFLATLTATIYFSIISYLKIANGIIDWAPFIIFSALPLLASIFSVLSKTNNQKSLTKQVMLNIISLTVFVILLITSLLLKNI, encoded by the coding sequence TTGAAAAAAATAAAATTAATTCTTCGTCTTGCCCGATTGCATTTCTTACTTTTAGGATTTTTGCTGTATCTACTAGGATACCTTCTAGCAATTCAAGTAGGATCCCAACATAATTTAGCAAAATTTTTGTTCGGATATCTAATATTTGGATCGGCTCACCTTTCAGTATCCTTTAGCAACGATTACTTTGACCAACAAACAGACAAAAAATCATTACAAACCCCCTTCTCTGGAGGCAGCAAAGTATTAGTAAATTATCCTGAACTTCAAAAAATAGCATTAAACCTTGCGATCGCTCTTTTATTAACATCAGCAGTAACAAGTATAATTTTCACAATAACATACAACTACACTTTATGGTTTACAATTTTTGTAACATTTGGCGGACTTTTAGGATATTTCTACACTGCAAACCCAATAAAACTCGCCTACAGAGGATTAGGAGAAATAGCAACAATGATAGGGGTTGGAATATTCATGACCGGAATGGGATACTTTGTAGCCCAAGGTCAACTCAACACACTGTTTTTCTTGTTTTTCATTCCCCTAAGTTTTTATGGGTTATTTTTTATCGTAACAGTTGAATTACCCGACATAAAATGCGACACATTTGCAAACAAAAAAACCCTAGTAGTAAAAATTGGACAAAAAAATGGAAAAATAATTAGTTTCTTAGCAACCCTAACGGCAACAATCTACTTTTCCATAATTTCATACCTAAAAATCGCTAACGGCATAATCGACTGGGCACCATTCATTATTTTTTCTGCCCTACCCCTATTAGCATCAATATTTTCTGTGCTAAGTAAAACAAATAATCAAAAAAGCCTAACAAAACAAGTCATGTTAAACATTATTTCATTAACAGTGTTTGTAATACTCTTAATTACTAGTCTGCTGCTGAAAAACATCTAA
- the wecB gene encoding UDP-N-acetylglucosamine 2-epimerase (non-hydrolyzing), with amino-acid sequence MLISIIIGTRPEIIKMAPVIRECEQSGLNYFVLHTGQHYSYNMDKVFFEQLGLSEAKYNLDVGSGSHGKQTGQMLIRIEQVLQKEKPDLVLVEGDTNTVLAGALAAVKLGIKVGHVEAGLRSYNRKMPEEINRILVDHSSDYLFAPTEKSREILLGEGISKEKVFVTGNTVVDAVFQNLELSKIKTTILNDLGLTSRNYFVVTLHRQENVDNIEKFCSIVEGLQAVRKKFKVKIIFPVHPRSKKSLKKFGLSLNGFNLVEPLDYLSFLQLENNAQLVITDSGGVQEESCVLGVPCVTLRDDTERPETVEVGSNLLAGTTPDKILKCSEIMLSKPVDWRNPYGDGNAAKALISKLSEL; translated from the coding sequence ATGCTGATTTCAATTATTATTGGGACGCGTCCAGAGATTATCAAAATGGCTCCAGTTATTCGGGAATGTGAGCAGTCGGGTTTGAATTATTTTGTTCTTCATACCGGACAGCACTACTCTTACAATATGGATAAAGTATTTTTTGAGCAACTCGGATTGTCTGAAGCAAAATACAATTTAGACGTCGGTTCAGGTAGTCATGGAAAACAAACTGGCCAAATGTTGATTAGAATAGAACAGGTCCTCCAAAAAGAAAAACCTGATTTAGTTTTGGTTGAGGGTGACACCAATACCGTTCTTGCTGGTGCATTAGCTGCGGTTAAATTAGGAATAAAAGTTGGCCACGTTGAAGCAGGATTACGAAGCTACAATCGTAAAATGCCTGAAGAAATCAATAGAATTTTAGTTGACCATTCTTCGGATTATCTGTTTGCACCTACAGAAAAATCCCGTGAAATTCTTCTTGGCGAAGGAATTAGCAAAGAAAAAGTATTCGTAACAGGTAACACTGTTGTTGATGCTGTTTTTCAAAATCTGGAACTTTCAAAAATTAAGACTACTATTTTGAATGATCTTGGTCTTACCTCTAGAAATTATTTTGTGGTTACTCTTCATCGGCAAGAAAATGTTGATAATATTGAAAAGTTTTGTAGTATTGTAGAAGGCTTGCAAGCTGTTAGAAAAAAGTTTAAGGTTAAAATAATTTTTCCTGTTCATCCTAGGTCAAAAAAAAGTCTAAAAAAGTTTGGGCTATCTTTGAATGGTTTTAATTTGGTTGAGCCCTTGGATTATTTGTCTTTTTTACAGCTTGAAAACAATGCTCAGCTTGTAATTACTGATTCGGGTGGGGTGCAAGAAGAATCTTGTGTTTTGGGTGTTCCTTGCGTTACTTTGCGTGATGATACTGAAAGACCTGAAACCGTTGAAGTTGGATCTAACTTGTTAGCTGGAACTACCCCTGATAAGATATTAAAATGTTCAGAAATTATGCTTTCAAAACCTGTTGATTGGCGAAATCCTTATGGGGATGGCAATGCTGCAAAGGCTCTTATCTCTAAATTGAGTGAATTATGA